Proteins from a genomic interval of Channa argus isolate prfri chromosome 11, Channa argus male v1.0, whole genome shotgun sequence:
- the tctn2 gene encoding tectonic-2 isoform X2 — protein MANMVYILFLPTILRQVTYMFLFFFMAPAQNFVVFQPSFLTATGPTISSLLIGDTSNISLYLRTVSPSNTTGNIGSPSCVAEETQWVLTSEQVEKTAVRVQLRLTKSLRLCGKNETNPDCCPKPLCVLETLQVSACVNGTPQSSLLIQAKINALLVPTNAGYDNKTIIPNQVYQPLGSCPCDLTFRACDVRCCCDKDCSPEELKLFVSSCLHGPFGGQVSPAPDYQCTVQASENTPDWFPFLCVNSPLENNPYLGLFYEGDTIASKPGPSFQRPVLSAPVPVNAYVQGSPILTINDQYFTIPQMVFGQCVNNAPVAFLKNFISYCRHLLHSCPTASPLQTETTDLGINLRSGQGGGVRVDVIDELAIDLSPFISHTDAVASLGGGLVCENVTLALDYKFSWKANDITNVTLTRTVGTITLDRNVVLTTSYSAVFLNGETMNEPNSGNPGYQVGKPVIAGKLLDTGLIKRTSINLWKPVSDGLCYTAEKKQILFGENSTSGCLLPVSQQNLTQCKFLRETVGSFQAALVTGTYVSKSGNPDPLTMTGWLNISFLTLNSSPVMEVTTDSCYGIPSHQHIHVWSLIKGIVQGEPQREIHALQVSYSLSTWAVECGGGDVSPCVDPMKTQLFPITSSVTFSDIPTNIGQLKTRYQINFTEYDCNRNDVCWPELVFPITKYYTGEPYSQSLAKGLILVFFFITASILGTPWRQIRQAWSSAAL, from the exons ATGGCTAACATGGTTTATATCTTATTTTTACCAACTATTTTACGACAGGTCACATAtatgtttctgttctttttcatGGCTCCCGCTCAAAACTTTGTCG TTTTCCAGCCGTCATTTCTCACTGCAACTGGGCCTACGATATCTTCACTTTTGATTGGAGACACGTCGAACATCTCTCTGTATCTGAGGACAGTTTCTCCCTCCAATACAACAG GAAACATTGGTTCCCCATCATGTGTGGCTGAGGAAACACAATGGGTGCTCACAAGTGAGCAGGTGGAAAAG ACTGCAGTTCGGGTTCAGCTGAGACTGACTAAAAGTCTGCGTTTGTGTGGTAAGAATGAGACAAACCCAGACTGCTGTCCAAAGCCACTGTGTGTTCTAGAGACCCTTCAGGTGTCTGCTTGTGTGAATGGCACACCTCAATCATCCCTACTGATCCAGGCCAAGATAAATGCTCTGTTGGTTCCTACTAATGCTGGATATG ATAATAAAACGATCATTCCAAACCAAGTGTACCAACCGCTGGGCTCCTGTCCCTGTGATCTCACATTCAGAGCATGTGATGTACGCTGCTGCTGTGACAAG GATTGTTCCCCTGAAGAATTGAAGCTTTTTGTGTCCTCCTGTCTCCATGGGCCCTTTGGTGGACAGGTCTCCCCTGCTCCAGACTATCAGTGCACGGTGCAGGCTTCTGAAAACACCCCTGACTGGTTTCCATTTTTGTGTGTCAATTCTCCACTGGAAAACAACCCCTACCTCGGTCTCTTTTACGAGGGAGACACAAT TGCATCTAAGCCTGGCCCATCCTTCCAAAGGCCTGTGTTGTCAGCTCCGGTACCAGTTAATGCTTATGTTCAAGGAAGTCCCATCCTTACCATAAATGACCAGTACTTCACTATTCCCCAG ATGGTGTTTGGGCAGTGTGTAAACAATGCTCCTGTAGCATTTTTGAAAAATTTCATAAGCTATTGTAGACATTTGCTACATTCCTGTCCAACTGCATCTCCCttacaaacagaaacaacagatttAGGGATTAACTTGAGGAGTGGGCAAGGAG GTGGTGTCAGAGTGGATGTAATTGATGAATTGGCCATAGACCTAAGTCCATTTAtctcacacacagatgctgtTGCCTCTTTGG GTGGGGGGCTAGTATGTGAGAATGTGACTTTAGCACTGGACTACAAATTTTCCTGGAAGGCAAATGACATCACAAATGTCACACTGACACGCACTGTTGGGACCATTACTTTAGATAGAAATG TGGTGCTAACTACAAGttattctgctgtgtttttaaatggagAAACCATGAATGAACCAAACTCGGGGAACCCAG GATATCAGGTGGGAAAGCCAGTTATTGCTGGGAAATTACTGGATACAGGCCTAATAAAGAGGACATCAATCAATCTCTGGAAACCAG TAAGTGATGGACTTTGTTACACTGCcgagaaaaaacaaatcctctTCGGAGAGAATTCAACATCGGGATGTCTCTTACCTGTGAGCCAACAGAATCTGACTCAGTGTAAATTCTTGAG AGAGACTGTTGGTTCTTTCCAGGCAGCTTTGGTTACAGGCACATATGTTTCAAAGAGTGGAAACCCAGATCCACTAACTATGACAGGCTGGCTGAACATAAGCT TTTTGACACTGAACTCAAGCCCAGTGATGGAAGTCACCACAGATTCATGCTATGGGATCCCATCTCACCAGCATATTCATGTTTGGAGTCTCATCAAAGGCATAGTGCAAGGTGAACCTCAGAGGGAAATCCATGCTTTGCAGGTCAG CTATAGTCTGTCCACATGGGCAGTAGAATGTGGAGGAGGTGATGTCTCCCCATGTGTGGACCCAATGAAGACTCAATTGTTCCCCATCACTTCTTCAGTCACCTTTAGTGACATTCCTACCAACATCGGACAACTAAAAACCAG GTATCAGATCAACTTCACAGAGTATGACTGTAACAGGAATGACGTGTGTTGGCCTGAGCTGGTCTTTCCCATCACTAAGTATTACACAG GTGAGCCATATTCTCAGTCACTGGCTAAGGGCCTTATCTTGGTTTTCTTCTTTATCACTGCATCAATTCTTGGAACTCCATGGAGACAAATACGACAGGCGTGGAGCAGTGCTGCTCTCTAG
- the tctn2 gene encoding tectonic-2 isoform X1: MANMVYILFLPTILRQVTYMFLFFFMAPAQNFVVFQPSFLTATGPTISSLLIGDTSNISLYLRTVSPSNTTAGNIGSPSCVAEETQWVLTSEQVEKTAVRVQLRLTKSLRLCGKNETNPDCCPKPLCVLETLQVSACVNGTPQSSLLIQAKINALLVPTNAGYDNKTIIPNQVYQPLGSCPCDLTFRACDVRCCCDKDCSPEELKLFVSSCLHGPFGGQVSPAPDYQCTVQASENTPDWFPFLCVNSPLENNPYLGLFYEGDTIASKPGPSFQRPVLSAPVPVNAYVQGSPILTINDQYFTIPQMVFGQCVNNAPVAFLKNFISYCRHLLHSCPTASPLQTETTDLGINLRSGQGGGVRVDVIDELAIDLSPFISHTDAVASLGGGLVCENVTLALDYKFSWKANDITNVTLTRTVGTITLDRNVVLTTSYSAVFLNGETMNEPNSGNPGYQVGKPVIAGKLLDTGLIKRTSINLWKPVSDGLCYTAEKKQILFGENSTSGCLLPVSQQNLTQCKFLRETVGSFQAALVTGTYVSKSGNPDPLTMTGWLNISFLTLNSSPVMEVTTDSCYGIPSHQHIHVWSLIKGIVQGEPQREIHALQVSYSLSTWAVECGGGDVSPCVDPMKTQLFPITSSVTFSDIPTNIGQLKTRYQINFTEYDCNRNDVCWPELVFPITKYYTGEPYSQSLAKGLILVFFFITASILGTPWRQIRQAWSSAAL; the protein is encoded by the exons ATGGCTAACATGGTTTATATCTTATTTTTACCAACTATTTTACGACAGGTCACATAtatgtttctgttctttttcatGGCTCCCGCTCAAAACTTTGTCG TTTTCCAGCCGTCATTTCTCACTGCAACTGGGCCTACGATATCTTCACTTTTGATTGGAGACACGTCGAACATCTCTCTGTATCTGAGGACAGTTTCTCCCTCCAATACAACAG CAGGAAACATTGGTTCCCCATCATGTGTGGCTGAGGAAACACAATGGGTGCTCACAAGTGAGCAGGTGGAAAAG ACTGCAGTTCGGGTTCAGCTGAGACTGACTAAAAGTCTGCGTTTGTGTGGTAAGAATGAGACAAACCCAGACTGCTGTCCAAAGCCACTGTGTGTTCTAGAGACCCTTCAGGTGTCTGCTTGTGTGAATGGCACACCTCAATCATCCCTACTGATCCAGGCCAAGATAAATGCTCTGTTGGTTCCTACTAATGCTGGATATG ATAATAAAACGATCATTCCAAACCAAGTGTACCAACCGCTGGGCTCCTGTCCCTGTGATCTCACATTCAGAGCATGTGATGTACGCTGCTGCTGTGACAAG GATTGTTCCCCTGAAGAATTGAAGCTTTTTGTGTCCTCCTGTCTCCATGGGCCCTTTGGTGGACAGGTCTCCCCTGCTCCAGACTATCAGTGCACGGTGCAGGCTTCTGAAAACACCCCTGACTGGTTTCCATTTTTGTGTGTCAATTCTCCACTGGAAAACAACCCCTACCTCGGTCTCTTTTACGAGGGAGACACAAT TGCATCTAAGCCTGGCCCATCCTTCCAAAGGCCTGTGTTGTCAGCTCCGGTACCAGTTAATGCTTATGTTCAAGGAAGTCCCATCCTTACCATAAATGACCAGTACTTCACTATTCCCCAG ATGGTGTTTGGGCAGTGTGTAAACAATGCTCCTGTAGCATTTTTGAAAAATTTCATAAGCTATTGTAGACATTTGCTACATTCCTGTCCAACTGCATCTCCCttacaaacagaaacaacagatttAGGGATTAACTTGAGGAGTGGGCAAGGAG GTGGTGTCAGAGTGGATGTAATTGATGAATTGGCCATAGACCTAAGTCCATTTAtctcacacacagatgctgtTGCCTCTTTGG GTGGGGGGCTAGTATGTGAGAATGTGACTTTAGCACTGGACTACAAATTTTCCTGGAAGGCAAATGACATCACAAATGTCACACTGACACGCACTGTTGGGACCATTACTTTAGATAGAAATG TGGTGCTAACTACAAGttattctgctgtgtttttaaatggagAAACCATGAATGAACCAAACTCGGGGAACCCAG GATATCAGGTGGGAAAGCCAGTTATTGCTGGGAAATTACTGGATACAGGCCTAATAAAGAGGACATCAATCAATCTCTGGAAACCAG TAAGTGATGGACTTTGTTACACTGCcgagaaaaaacaaatcctctTCGGAGAGAATTCAACATCGGGATGTCTCTTACCTGTGAGCCAACAGAATCTGACTCAGTGTAAATTCTTGAG AGAGACTGTTGGTTCTTTCCAGGCAGCTTTGGTTACAGGCACATATGTTTCAAAGAGTGGAAACCCAGATCCACTAACTATGACAGGCTGGCTGAACATAAGCT TTTTGACACTGAACTCAAGCCCAGTGATGGAAGTCACCACAGATTCATGCTATGGGATCCCATCTCACCAGCATATTCATGTTTGGAGTCTCATCAAAGGCATAGTGCAAGGTGAACCTCAGAGGGAAATCCATGCTTTGCAGGTCAG CTATAGTCTGTCCACATGGGCAGTAGAATGTGGAGGAGGTGATGTCTCCCCATGTGTGGACCCAATGAAGACTCAATTGTTCCCCATCACTTCTTCAGTCACCTTTAGTGACATTCCTACCAACATCGGACAACTAAAAACCAG GTATCAGATCAACTTCACAGAGTATGACTGTAACAGGAATGACGTGTGTTGGCCTGAGCTGGTCTTTCCCATCACTAAGTATTACACAG GTGAGCCATATTCTCAGTCACTGGCTAAGGGCCTTATCTTGGTTTTCTTCTTTATCACTGCATCAATTCTTGGAACTCCATGGAGACAAATACGACAGGCGTGGAGCAGTGCTGCTCTCTAG
- the tctn2 gene encoding tectonic-2 isoform X3, producing MANMVYILFLPTILRQVTYMFLFFFMAPAQNFVVFQPSFLTATGPTISSLLIGDTSNISLYLRTVSPSNTTAGNIGSPSCVAEETQWVLTSEQVEKTAVRVQLRLTKSLRLCGKNETNPDCCPKPLCVLETLQVSACVNGTPQSSLLIQAKINALLVPTNAGYDNKTIIPNQVYQPLGSCPCDLTFRACDVRCCCDKDCSPEELKLFVSSCLHGPFGGQVSPAPDYQCTVQASENTPDWFPFLCVNSPLENNPYLGLFYEGDTIASKPGPSFQRPVLSAPVPVNAYVQGSPILTINDQYFTIPQMVFGQCVNNAPVAFLKNFISYCRHLLHSCPTASPLQTETTDLGINLRSGQGGGVRVDVIDELAIDLSPFISHTDAVASLGGGLVCENVTLALDYKFSWKANDITNVTLTRTVGTITLDRNVVLTTSYSAVFLNGETMNEPNSGNPGYQVGKPVIAGKLLDTGLIKRTSINLWKPVSDGLCYTAEKKQILFGENSTSGCLLPVSQQNLTQCKFLRETVGSFQAALVTGTYVSKSGNPDPLTMTGWLNISFLTLNSSPVMEVTTDSCYGIPSHQHIHVWSLIKGIVQGEPQREIHALQL from the exons ATGGCTAACATGGTTTATATCTTATTTTTACCAACTATTTTACGACAGGTCACATAtatgtttctgttctttttcatGGCTCCCGCTCAAAACTTTGTCG TTTTCCAGCCGTCATTTCTCACTGCAACTGGGCCTACGATATCTTCACTTTTGATTGGAGACACGTCGAACATCTCTCTGTATCTGAGGACAGTTTCTCCCTCCAATACAACAG CAGGAAACATTGGTTCCCCATCATGTGTGGCTGAGGAAACACAATGGGTGCTCACAAGTGAGCAGGTGGAAAAG ACTGCAGTTCGGGTTCAGCTGAGACTGACTAAAAGTCTGCGTTTGTGTGGTAAGAATGAGACAAACCCAGACTGCTGTCCAAAGCCACTGTGTGTTCTAGAGACCCTTCAGGTGTCTGCTTGTGTGAATGGCACACCTCAATCATCCCTACTGATCCAGGCCAAGATAAATGCTCTGTTGGTTCCTACTAATGCTGGATATG ATAATAAAACGATCATTCCAAACCAAGTGTACCAACCGCTGGGCTCCTGTCCCTGTGATCTCACATTCAGAGCATGTGATGTACGCTGCTGCTGTGACAAG GATTGTTCCCCTGAAGAATTGAAGCTTTTTGTGTCCTCCTGTCTCCATGGGCCCTTTGGTGGACAGGTCTCCCCTGCTCCAGACTATCAGTGCACGGTGCAGGCTTCTGAAAACACCCCTGACTGGTTTCCATTTTTGTGTGTCAATTCTCCACTGGAAAACAACCCCTACCTCGGTCTCTTTTACGAGGGAGACACAAT TGCATCTAAGCCTGGCCCATCCTTCCAAAGGCCTGTGTTGTCAGCTCCGGTACCAGTTAATGCTTATGTTCAAGGAAGTCCCATCCTTACCATAAATGACCAGTACTTCACTATTCCCCAG ATGGTGTTTGGGCAGTGTGTAAACAATGCTCCTGTAGCATTTTTGAAAAATTTCATAAGCTATTGTAGACATTTGCTACATTCCTGTCCAACTGCATCTCCCttacaaacagaaacaacagatttAGGGATTAACTTGAGGAGTGGGCAAGGAG GTGGTGTCAGAGTGGATGTAATTGATGAATTGGCCATAGACCTAAGTCCATTTAtctcacacacagatgctgtTGCCTCTTTGG GTGGGGGGCTAGTATGTGAGAATGTGACTTTAGCACTGGACTACAAATTTTCCTGGAAGGCAAATGACATCACAAATGTCACACTGACACGCACTGTTGGGACCATTACTTTAGATAGAAATG TGGTGCTAACTACAAGttattctgctgtgtttttaaatggagAAACCATGAATGAACCAAACTCGGGGAACCCAG GATATCAGGTGGGAAAGCCAGTTATTGCTGGGAAATTACTGGATACAGGCCTAATAAAGAGGACATCAATCAATCTCTGGAAACCAG TAAGTGATGGACTTTGTTACACTGCcgagaaaaaacaaatcctctTCGGAGAGAATTCAACATCGGGATGTCTCTTACCTGTGAGCCAACAGAATCTGACTCAGTGTAAATTCTTGAG AGAGACTGTTGGTTCTTTCCAGGCAGCTTTGGTTACAGGCACATATGTTTCAAAGAGTGGAAACCCAGATCCACTAACTATGACAGGCTGGCTGAACATAAGCT TTTTGACACTGAACTCAAGCCCAGTGATGGAAGTCACCACAGATTCATGCTATGGGATCCCATCTCACCAGCATATTCATGTTTGGAGTCTCATCAAAGGCATAGTGCAAGGTGAACCTCAGAGGGAAATCCATGCTTTGCAG CTATAG